GCACCGCGACACCTTTGATGAACTCAGCAGCGATCCAGAAGGTTTTTTCAGGCTGGCCTACAGCGAGATTCAGTACGAGCTGCAAAACCACCCAGAGAAATACGGTCTGAATCCAGAAGCGGCCAGCATTGCTGTCACCCTGCTTGCTTCAGGGCAGGGGAGTGAAGTGCTGTTTGATCCCGTGGTGGTGCTCCATCCCGCTCTGGATGGTCAAAGTTGTTTTGGTCTGGGTTTCAAGGAGTCCCAGTTGGATGTGCAAGACGGGACTGGAGTGCTGTTTCTGGATGGACGTCCGGTGGCGGTCTTGAGCCTGTCCCAACTGCTGGATCTTCCAGAGGAAGTCTTGCCATGACCGGTCCATTGTTTTCCGATCTCTCGTTTCTGCCCAGTCGTTTTATGGAGGTCCCATGCTGACTCTGGAATCCATCGTCGTCCCTGACATTCACCCCAATGCCCCCCTGATGCTCAGAAAAGCCAGACTGACCGACATCGACGCCATCAGCGAACTGATCGGGTACTGGGCGGTGCGGGGCCTGATGCTGGTGCGCAGCAAGCAACTGCTCTCCGAAACCATACGTGATTTTTTTGTGCTGGAGGCTGAACCTCTGGAGGGAAAACCCGGAGGGATCGCCGGAGTGGTGGGTCTGCACATGCTGGCCATCGACCTTGCCGAGGTGCGTGGACTGGCGGTTCACCCCTCATTTCAGGGCAAAGGTCTGGGACGCTGGCTGGTTCTGGCCTGCGAACGGGAGGCCAGAGACCTCGGGCTTCCGGCTTTGTTTGCATGGACCTACCAGCAAAAATTCTTCGAGAACTGTGGGTTCACCCGCATCGACAAAACCAACCTGCACCCCAAAGTGTGGAGTGAATGCCAGCGTTGCCCTTTCTACGAGAACTGCAACGAAATCGCCATGCTCAAAGAGCTGTCAGCCGTCAGCGATCAGCCGTCAGCATGAGAAACTTTCGGGAATTGCTGGTCTGGCAGAAAGCCCATCAACTGGTGCTTGAGGTCTATCAGCTCACAAAGTCTTTTCCAGTGGAGGAGAGGTTTGGCATCACATCACAACTGAGAAGATCGGTGGTTTCCATTCCCACCAACATTGCTGAAGGTGCAGGGATGGGAACAGAACTGCAAATGGGCAGGTACTTGCAGATTGCTCTCGGATCAGCAAGTGAAACCGAATATTTGCTTTTGCGTTCTCAAGATCTGGGGTACTTGCCTAATCAAGAGGGTGTCACTCTGGTGGGTAAAGTACAGGAGATGAAGAGAATGCTCTCGGGATTTATCGTAAAGTTGAAAGGATGTGCCGACGCTGGCACGCTGACGGCTGATCGCTGATGGCTGACAGCTCTTTCTCATCCATGAAACCTTGCCTGTGAGCAAGGTATGGGAGGTAACATGATCCGTAAAGAACGTGCAATTCTGGCTCTGGAAGACGGTACCGTATACCGTGGGTACGCTTTCGGGCACCGTGGCGAAACCGTCGGTGAAGTGGTGTTCAACACCTCCATGACCGGATATCAGGAAATCATGACTGACCCTTCTTACAACGGTCAGATCGTCTGCATGACCTATCCCCACATCGGCAACTACGGTGTGGCGATTTATGACATGGAGTCCAACAAGCCCTATGTTCGGGGCTTCATCAGCCGCGAATTCAGCGAGTCCTACAGCAACCACCGCGCCCAGGAGTCTCTGGAGCGCTTCATGCAGGACCACGGCATCGTGTCCATCTCGGGCATTGACACCCGTGCTCTGGTGCGCCGCCTGCGCAGTGGCGGAGTGGTCAAGGGCGTGATTGCCCACCGCAGTTTCACCCACCCCACCGACCCTTACGGCGAGTTCACCCCCGAGGAAGAACACCTTCTGGTGCAACGTGCCCGCAACCACGAGGACATCGATGGCCGCGACATGACCCCCGAGGTCACCACCCCCTTGCCTTACGCTTATCCCACCCTGCAAGAGGGCAAGCGTGTGGTCCTGATGGATTTCGGCATCAAGCACTCCATCGTGAAAAACCTTGCCCGTGTGGGCATTGAGCCCATCGTGGTTCCTGCCACCACCACCCCCAGCCAGATCATGGCCCTGCAACCCCACGGTCTGTTCCTGTCCAACGGCCCCGGGGATCCTGCTGCGCCCACCTACGCCCATGAAACCGCCTGGAACCTGCTGGGCCTGCTTCCCACTTTCGGGATTTGCCTCGGGCACCAGATTCTGGGTCTTGCTGTGGGCGGCAAAACCTACAAGATGAAGTTCGGTCACCGTGGGGGCAACCAGCCGGTCAAGAACCTGCTGACCGGTGAAATTGAAATCACCTCCCAGAACCACGGTTATGCTGTGGACATTGACTCCATCCCCAATGGACAGTTCATTGCCACCCACATCAACCTGAACGACAACACCCTTGAAGGCATGGCCCACAGCCGTTACCCGGTGTTCAGTGTGCAGTACCACCCCGAGGCCTCCCCCGGCCCCCACGATTCCCACTACCTGTTTCAGCGTTTCATCGAAGAGATCAACGCCTTTGATGGTGCCACCGGTTCTCCGATTCAGAAAGCGCTGGCTGGAAAACTGGGAGTGTAAGCGTTTTTTTACAATTCAAAAAAGAGGCTTATCAGACAGGCCTCTTCTTTGTTGTTGAAATAACAGTTTTACCGTTTCGTTAAAAGGCTTTTACACTTTTAAAAACCTGCCATGCTACGCTGAGCAAGTCGTTTGACCCAGTGCCGTAAACGTTTTTGATCAGGACGCCACCTGTAAGAAAGCTGTGATCGCTCTGAGTTTAACCTGAGGACAAACTGAAACGTTGATCCACTTCGGAGTGATGCGGGCGCCTATTGCTGAAGTGGGGAGTTGGTGGCGCGACCGGCAGTCATTGAAATCCAATGGCTGCCTTTTTTTGTCTCTGGAGGTGAAGGTTGAAACACAGAAAGACACAACTGATCCTGCTCCTGATGGGAGGTCTGGTTTTTGCGCAACAAACCCAAGCGCCCAAACTTGACCTCAAAACGCAGATTCTGGCCGTGGTGAAAGTTCAAAAGGATGGCAAAACCCTCGAAGAATTGAAGCCCAGCAACGGTTTGCAAACCCCAGGGCAGGTGGGTGTGCTGAGGCTGACATTGAAAAACGTTTCCAAAGAAACCCTGACCAACATCCGCCCCAGACAGCCCCTCAATTCTGCCCAGGAGTATCTGGCAGGCACAGCAAGCAGCACCCACCCTGTAGAGTTCAGCTTTGATGGCGGACAGACCTTCGCCCCAGAGCCCCTGTTCAAAAACGTACAGGTGCAGGAAAACGGGAAAACCGTTGTCAAGAAAGTCCAAGTCAAACCCAGCGAATACACCGATGTGCGCTGGACCATCAAAGAGTTGAAGGCCGGCCAGAGCGAAGTTCTGGACCTCAAGTTCAAAGTCAGGTAGCACCCTCAGGAGGAGGATTTCATGAGCAAAAAGTTTCTCGCACTTTCACTCGCTCTGGCAGCAGCAGGTACGGCGATGGCCGCAGGTACCGAAGCCGGAACCAAGATTCGCAACCAGGCAATTGCCGACTTCACGGATTCCAATGGCACCCGCCAGACCACCAAGTCCAACGAAGTGTTCACTGTGGTTCAACCTGTTTACTTTTACAACATCACCCCAGATGAAGCCACCACAGGTCAAACCCCTGCACGCAGCACCGATGTGCCCAACACCGCTGCGCCCCGTTATTTCTCCTACTACGTCACCAACACAGGCAACGCAACCGACACCATCAACCTGTATCTGCAACAACTGAGCACTTCCACCATCACCGGAACTGCGACCGTTAAACTCTACATTGATTCCACCCCCAACGGTCAGGTGGACAGCGGTGAAATTGAAGTGCCCAAAGTGGGTGGCATCTACCAGATCAGTGTGGGTGCAGACCAGACCGTCAATCTGGTGGCAGAAATCCGTTTGCCTGTTCAGAGCACCCTCAGCCCTGTTCCTGTGGCCAACTTCAACCTGATGGGCGACAGTGTGAATTTGTCTGAACCATCCCCCGATCCAGACACAACTGTAGGGGTGTTCAACGACGAATCTGGAAATGAACAAAACACCGTGCAGGTGCGCGTCAGCAACGATGCTGCTTTCCAAGTCACCAAAGATTCCAACCTTGCTGACTATGTGGAGCGCAATGGTGAACTGAAATACACCATTCAAGGTTCCAACAACGGTGCAATTGCCGCTGAAGCTGTTGCAGTCAGTGTAGACGGCTCTACCCGCTACGGCATTCTGGTGGAAGATGTTCTGCCCAACGATGGGACCAACCAGCTGGCTTTCTTGACCTCTGCTCTGGGAACCAGTGCAGTGTCCAGCCCCAACAACTACGTTTACAGCGGTCGTGGTGTTGCTGTGCCCATTTACAGGGTTTCTGGAGCATGGACTGCCACTTTCAGCACTTCTGCAACTGCTGTTGCCCTGTTGATTCAGGCAGATGCTGCTGGCATTATCGATCCCAACGCTTTCTTCCAGCCCGGTGACCAGTTCACCATGGTGTTTACGGTCCGCGTGGACAACGATGCCAACTCGAGCAACACCCCCAGTGCCACCATTCTGTCGGTCAACAAACCGATCAACAACACTGCCAATGTCCAGTTCCAGAAGAACCCCGCAGACACCGGCACCACCACTCCATCCAACACCCGCACCAACCGCGTGGCTGCAGATTATGCAGTGGCAGTGGGTCAGGATGACGCAGCTTTGGGTGGCACCCAAGCCACAGACAACAGTGGCACGGAAGAAACCTACGCCACCACCTCTCCTGCGGCTTACCTGGGTCAACCCTACTCCTGGACGGTGTACCTGACCAACAACGGCAACACCGATGACAACATCCGCCTGACGGTTGACAGTGCTGATGACCTTCAGAACGTCACCCTGTCTTACACCAACGGCACTTCCATCACCGTGGGTGATCCCATTCTGGTTCCACAGGGCCAAACCATTGCTGTTCGCGTGACAGGAACCATTCCTCTGACCGCCACAGTGGGTTCTCCTGCGGGTGTGCGCCTGTTGGCCGATTCCGCCAACGTGGCCACCGCCATTGGTGGAGCAGACAAGAGCCTGACCACCGCTCTGGATGCTGCCGACTCCGTGATTCTGGCAAGCCCCAACATCTCCAACCCTTACAGCGTGGACGGTGCAGTGGATGATGCCGCCGCCAGCAAAACTGGCGATGGCGATACGGGCAACGACAACACAGATGTTGCCACCGCTCCTGCCACTTATGTCAATGTGAACCCCGGAACCAATGGCACTTACCCCATTGAAATCCGCAACACTGGCGTGGTGCCAGACAGCTACACCATTGACGTGCCTGTGGGTGCCACCGTGCACACCTTCACCGACACCAACGGAGACGGCAACTGGGATCCCGGCGAACCCATTGGATCTGCCATCACCACCACTCCCATTCTGGCTCCCGGTCAGGCTGTCAATCTGGTGGTTGTGTACCCCATTGCCAGCAGTCAAGCCCCCGGTCAGGTGGATGTGCCCGTCACCCTCACCAGCACCACCCGTCCCACCACCACCGACACCTTCACGGTCAGCTTCGTGGTGCAGGCCAACAACCAAGTGACCTTCACCCCTGACCGCACCGACACCGTGGTGCCCGGTGGTGTGGTGACCTACACCCACACCGTGGCCAACAACGGCAACACCCACGTCAGCTTTGACCTTGCCAATGTGCTGACCGGTACCCCCGGTGATGCCAACGACGGCACCAGCGACAAAGGCCTGATCTACACCTACACCCTCGACAACGGTGCCACCTACATCATCAATCCCGGTGCCATTTGCCTTGCTCCCGGCAGCAATGCAACCATCAAGGTTCGTGTGGAGGCCCCCTCCAGCATCGCCATCGGAACAGAAGACCCCGAGATCCTCTCTGGTGTGGCTTCCTTCTTCACTGATGCTGCCTGCTCTGTGCCTGCTGTGGGCTCTGCCAACCAGACCCTCAGCGTGACCGACACCACCACCGTGGTGGGCACCCTGATCAAGATTGACAAAAAAGTCAAAAACCTGGGCACCAACTTGACCAGTGCTGCGGATGATCGCGATGCCCTCTACAAAGAAGACAACATTGCCTACCCCGGCGATTACCTGGAGTACAAACTGGAAGCCTTCAACAACGGCAACCTGGACCTGTTCGCTCTGGTGGTTTCCGATAAACTGCCCACCAACACCGAGTTTGTGAACTTTGAAGTGGATGATGCTGCCCTGCCCGCTGGCACCAAGATCATGGTTTCTGCAAACTATGATCCCACCAACGTGGGAGCCTCCACCTGGGTGGACATCACCACTGTGGATACCGATGCCGATGGTGTGGTGACAGCCACCGAATGGAATGCTGCCTTCGCGGGTTTCACTTTCGACACCCTGTATGTGGGCTTCAGCACCGATGGTGACACCACCATGGATTTCGCAAACACCGATGACCGCATCCAACCTGCACAGGGCTCCACTGTCCTGTTCCGTGTGAAAGTCAAATAAGCCTCTCTGGGGGCACCAGATGGTGCCCCCTTTTTCCCCTTCTTTTTCTGCTCAACCATAAACCGAGAAATCCTTTTTCTGAATCCCACTGTTTTCTGAGGAGAATCCATGATGCCTGTGTCCCTGAAATCCCTGATCGCACTGCTGCTGGTTTTGCCAGCCTTCAGTCAGGTTCAGGCCCAGACATCTGCCGGAACAAGCATCGACAACCAACACCGCGCAGATTATGGAGACAGCCTCCAGAACAACCTGCGTGCACCTGCATTTTCCAACATGGTCAAAACACAGGTGCTCGGGGTGTGTGCCCCATTGGTGCTGCCTGATGGCACTGTGCTGGATCCCGGTCAGATCAATTCCAGCGTTGCTGGATCCCGGTCTGTGCTGGGCTACACGGTGGAAAACCGGGGCAATGGTGAATTCACCCTGCCCTTGAACGTGCTGCATCTGGACGGCTGGAACGCCCAGAGCATCAAGATTTTTGAAGACCTTGACAAGAACGGGGCAGTGGATGTTCTGGACCCCGAGATCACCGCTTTGACCCTCAAAGCCGGGCAGTCAGCCAGAGTGCTGGTGCAAATCCAGACCCCGTTCAATGGTCTGGGTGCAGCGCACTTTGATCTGGTCGCCAGTTGCACCGACACCCTGAGCACCAAAACCGATGCAGCCAACGTGGCCCGCGTGGTCCTGACGGCTGCATCTTCTGTCAAGCTGGACAAACAAATGGACCTGTCGCAAGTCAAAAAAGGCGATGAGGTCACCGTGACCCTGAAAGTCACCAACACCGGTCTGGACGACCTGCAAAACGTGCAGGTGCTGGATGCTCTGGACCAAACGGCCCTGCAGGGACTGGCTTATGTGCCGGGCACCCTGAAAGTGGTCAGCAATGTGCAACCTTTCCCCGGAGCGATCTTTTTTGAGTCCGGTGTGCAGGCCCTTTCGGTGATTTTTGACCGGATTCCCAGAGCCAGTTTCCGCACCGTGGAATTCAAACTCAAAGTGCTTTCCGATGCTGCTCTGGGAGACCGGGTCAATGTGGCCCGTGTGCAGGGTGCTTCTGCAACAGACGCCACTGTGCTGGTGTCTGCCGAAGCCAGTTACCCCTTTAAAGTCACCTACAGCCCGGAGATCTGGCTGGGTCCGTGGCAAAACCCTCAGGCCGCTGAAATGACTGCAGCCGATGCCCAGAGTGCCACCCTGAACAAGCAAAACACCGACCTGTGTCTGAAACACACTTTGCTGAATGCCGCTCCGGTGTCAGACACCCTGACGGTCAGCATGGAGACCATCAGCCCTGAGTTGTCTTTCCGGTTGCTCAACCTTCAGGGCAATCCTCTGCCCAGTCAGATCGATCTGAATGCGGGCCAGAGCATCGATTTTCAGGTGTGCTACAGCACCAGTGCCAACAAAGAAGGCAGTTTCACCGCCGTTCTGAAAGCCGAGTCCAAACTCGGGGCCACCCCCAACCGCACCGTGGACCAGATCACGGTCAGCTTGCCTCCAGAAATCTGGCTCGGACCACTCAACTTCCCCAGAGCCGCAGAGTTGACCGCCGAAGACACCGTGTCCGGTCAGATTGTGGCCCGCAATGTGCCCGAGTGCCTTGAACACACGGTTCTCAATGCTGCCGAACTGCCCGATGTGGTGACCCTCACCGTAGAAGACCTCACCGTTCCTGCGGTGCTGGGTGGCAACGATGTGCAGGTGCAGTTCTATCAGGGCACCACTTTGCTCAAGCAACCCATCAAATTCAGCTTGCCTGCCCGGGGCAGTGAGAACTTCCGCGTGTGCTACACCCGCATCTCTAACAAGCAAACCCCTTTCACCATCCGCCTGACCGCCACCTCGGACCGCGGACCTGTGAACCGCACTCTGGATGTGGTGACCCACCGTCCTTTGCAGCCTGAAGAACAACTGGTCTTACAGAAATCTCAATCGGTGGCTGAAGGCACCAAACTCTTGCACGGTGATGAGTACACCTACACCCTCAAACTCACCAACAACCTGCCTTTCGTGTTGAATCAACTTCAGGTGACTGACCTGCTGGACCCCAATCTGGATTTCCAGAGTGCAGAAGTGACGGTGGCTGGAGTGGCCCGTCCAGATGTGACCGCCACCGTGACCGAGGTCAAAGACAATGCTGGAAAACGCATTGCCACCCGTCTGGATTGGACGATTCCCGTCCTGAACCCCACTGAAGTGGCAGACATCCGCTTCAAAGTGATGGTTCGCAAAGACGCCAGAGATGGATACCTGATCGACAACTTCTTCACTGCAGATGCACAGGAGCTGTATGCCCCCGTGGAATCCAACCATGTGAAAGTGCTGATCTGGTCCACGGCTCTGGTGCTCAAGAAAGAAGCCGACAAAAAAGTCGTGGAGTACGGCGATGTGATCACCTGGACCCTGACCCTGACCAACCCGGCCAGCACCGTCACCGTGCAAGATGTGACCATCGAAGACAAATTGCCCCGAGGGCTGGTTTACATTGCAGGGTCCACCCGTTGGAAGCTGGAAAATGCTGGAACCGCCAACCAAGAACAAAAAACCGCTGGTGATCCTGTCCAGCAAGGCCAATTGCTGGTGTGGGGTGAGAGCGCCCAATCTCAACTGCCTGACCTGCCTGCCCAGTCCAGACTGGTTCTCACCTTCCAGACCCGGGTCACCCCGGAAGTGGAAGAGGAGATCATCAACACCGCCACTGCTCTGGGATGTGGTCTCAAAGATCCCAACCTGAACCAGTGCATTGTGACGGTGGCTTCCAACAGTGGAGGGGTTTCCACCGCAACCGTGAAAGTCCAGAGCACCCTGTTCAAAACCCCAGCCTTGTTGATGGGCCGCGTGTACATCGATCAGGACCAGAACCGCAAGTTTGACCCTGCCATCGACCGTCCTCTCAAAAATGCCCGTCTGGTGCTGTCCAGTGGCCGCTCGATCATGACCGATGCAGAAGGCCGCTACAGCGTTGATGGCATCCAGACCGGAGTCTGGGCCATCAGGCTTGATCCTTTCAGTGCCCCTTACACCCCACTGTCCATGCCAGAAGACCGGGGCAAATTGGGAAGCCGCAACATGATGGTGGCTGGACTGACCACAGTGGACTTCCCCTTGCTTGCTCCAGAGGCCAACTTGAACACTTTTCGCTCCACCCGCTTGCAATACGGTCCTTTGCTGGTTCAGAAAACTGTGCGCCCAATTGGGAATAATGAATACATCGTGACGGTGAAACTCACAGCGCAACAAGACCTGCCTGAATTCCAGTTGACCGATGTACTTCCAGAGGGAGCAAGCCTGATTGAAGGCGAGTTGAACCCCGCTCTGGACGTGCTCCAGAAAGGTGAACACCTGCTGGATTACCGCATCCGCTTCAACGGAACCTGGGCTGGCGCACTCACCGATCCCCAGGTGCGCTGGAGGTACCCATGAAACGCCTGCTCACCACGTTCCTGCTGCTGGGAACCCATGCAGCTCTGGCCCAGAACACCGCCACCACTTTGCCCATCACCAGTGTGGGGAGTGGCCTGAAATGGGATGCCAGAGAGGAACAGTTGATCATCCGGGTGCTGCAAAAGGGTCCGGTGAAAGTGCAGCTTTATGGGGCCAACTTCGATTCCGAAGACTACCGCAGCAAGCAGTACTACGGCGATGAACGCTACGACCTGAACCCGGTCACTTCTTTGTTCACACTGACCGACAGCACTGGCAAAGTGATCAAGCAGCAGGTGTTTGCGGCTGGAAAACAGGTCTGGACCCCGTTTTTCCAGCAGGACATGCAACCCGGTGACTACCTGTTGACCGTCACCACACAGGGCTTCGGCAAGAACACCTTTCAGGTGAAAACCGACAGTGCCAATGCACAGGTGATCGTCAAAGGGGCCAGTTTGAACGTGCGGGGTCAGGAATGGATTCCGGTCATGGCCCTTGAACTGCTGCCCCCTCTGCAAGACAACCTGAGCTTGAGAATGTACGACGGTGATGGCATCGAAGAGATGGACGCCCAGATCCTCACCCCTTCGGGTCGGGTGTTGCCCCTCAAGGTCTCGGGCAACCTCGTCTGGTCGGACACCCCTTTGCCCAGAGAAGCTGGAAAATACCAGATTTATGCCCGCCAGTCTCCCGGAGCGCAGCAGTTCTCCAACACCGTGCGTTTTGAACTGGTGCAAAAGAACAACCCTGTGCCTCCCAAAACCCCTGACGTGCCTGCAGGTCCAGCCCAACCCCAACCTGAACCCCAGCAACCTGCACCCGACAAAACAGGTCCAGTCAAACCCGAGCCCACTCCGCAGCAACCTCAACCCACCCCTGTGCCTGTGGTGATTCCTGCCCCACAGCCTTTTGTGATTGCCCGAACCGAACAGGATGTCAAACAGATGGGACGATTGCAAATCCAATCTGTGCTGGTGCTTCCCGATGAAACCCTGCCTCTGGAGACACAGGTGCAGGTGGGAAGCAGCACCGTGCAGGTGGACCGGGGCATCTTTGATCAGGAGTTCCCCGCCCAGACCTACAGCATTCAACCGGTCAGAATTGCAGGAACCACTTTTACGTCTCCACAATCTGTCACGGTTCCCACACAGGGACTGGGCAAGGTTCGCATCGAGTACCGCCCCGAGGCCAGTTTGCGTCTGGTGGCAGACCGCGAAGTGGTCACCGAAGGGGAGACCGTCGAATTCACCGTGACCGGCAGCACCCAGTACGCCAGTTACATTCCTGCCGATCTGGATTTGCTGCTCCCCGAGGGCTTCGAAGCTCTGGATCCTCTGGAATTCACCTCACCCATCAAAGCAGGAGAGCCAGCCACTCTGGTGGTGCGTGCCCGTGCGCTGAAAATGGGCGTTTATGCTGTTCCCGCCACCTTGGAGCCTTGGAAAAAGAAAGCCTCTGTGAATGTGACGGTCATCCGTCCCGCGCAGCTTTCCCTCAGCAAGAGTGCCAGCGTCAAAGAAGCTGCTCCCGGTTCCACCGTGACCTACACTGTCACGGTGAAAAACTCGGGCGATGCTGCAGCCAAAAACATCTTCCTGAAAGACGTGCTGCCCACCGGACTCAAAGGGCAGGGCTTGGAACAGCGCTTCGATCTGGCTGGAGGCCAGAGCAAAACCTTCAGCTATGAAGCACAGGTCAATGTGGGTGCCCCCGAATGGATCACCAACACCGCAGAACTCAGCGGAGGTCCACTGGAACAGGCCTTGGTCTCCAAAACCGATGTGCGGGTGGCCCGCCTGATCCTGCAACGCGAAGCCCTGATGACCCCCAGCATTCCCGGAGAAGAGCAGGAAGTGGTGCTGAAAATCACCAACCCTTCTTCTCTGGTGTTGCCTTTCGTGCTCACCGATGACAGCACCAGCATGCTGCAACCCGAGAACAGCAACCGCTTCAGTGGTTTCATGCAGCCCGGCGAAACCCGCACCTTCAAATACAACGCCACCACCACCTTCGGCATCCAGCAGCAGGACAAACTGAAAGCCACACTGGAAAGCAACGGCGAAAAACAGGTTGCACAGACCCCTTTCGAGCGGGTCTTGTTCACCCTGAAGAAAACCGTGTCCCCCGAGCGCACGGTGGTGGGCCGCAAAGTCAATTACACCATCCAGATCAAAAACCCGCTTTCCCGTGAAGTGGATGTCAAACTGTCCGGCAAAACCGATCCGGGCATTTCTCTGGGCAGTGCAGAAAACGCCCTCTTGAACTTCCAGCCTCTGGAAGAGAAAGCGCTGGAGATCCCTGCCGACACACGCATTGCTGGCACCTTCGAGAATGTGGTGCAGCTCAGCAAAAACGGGGTGGCCATTTCCAACCCATCCGTGGCCAGAGTGGAAGTTCTGCCCGAGTTGCTGCCTTTGCGCGAATCCATCGTGACTGTGCCTTTCCAGCAAAACAGCCAGGCAAAAACACTGGTTTTTGGTCAGCAATCTCTGGAAGGGGCCACCTACGTCACAGGCAGCAGCACCCTGAACGGTGAACCCATTGCAGACCCTGTGGTCAGTGAAAAAGGCATCATGTACTGGACGGTTCCTGCTTCGGTTTCAGGCAGCATCACCTACCGTCTGGAACACACCGGAAGCCTGGGCGAAGTGCCTGCTCCGGGCCTGCTGGTGGTCTATCCCAATGGCCGTCAGGAAGTGCTCTCTGGACAACTGGACCTCAAAGACTACCAGAGTGCAGAAAAAGTCAAAGGGACCGAAGTCAACGCTGGAGCCATCAAATTGCCCCTGAACGGCACCGTGGTTCGCCAGAGGGACCGCATCAGCATCGTGGTGGAAGGCACCACCGAAGAAGAACTGGTCCTGACCGTGAACGGTGAACCCGTGCCCGGAGAACTGCTCGGGAAACGGGTGCTGGACAAAGGCAACAACATCCAGCGTCTGGAGTACTTCGCGGTGCCCCTGAAGGTTGGCGTCAACGTTTTGCAGGTGGGGAAAGAAACCATTCAGGTGATCCGCCCCGGCATTGCCCGCAACCTGCGGGTCACCCCCCTGCAAATTTATGCCGATGGCACCAACCCCATCCGCTTCAAAGTCGAGGTCATTGACGAAGCAGGCATCCCAACGGGTGAAGGCAACGTCACACTGGACGCCACTGCCAGTGAAGTGATCGGCAAAGACAGCGACCCTTACACCCCCGGTTTCCAGATGTACCTGCAAGATGGGGCAACCACCTTGGAATTCCGCCCCCAGAGCACCCCACAGGACATTGACCTGAAACTCAGTTACGGCAGCATCCGTTACACCGGAGGTTTCAGACCCCAGTTCACCCAGCGCAAACTGGCCATCGGACAGGCCAGTGTCGGCTTGGCATTCTCCACAGGCACCCTGCAACTGCTGGGCCGTGCATACTATGAAGGTCCCCTCTGGGACGGCAAGCTTTTCATTGCTGCTTCCAGCGATGGCATCGCCACCAACCCGGACACCGCACAGAATCAAGCCTTCCCAAGCAGGGG
This genomic window from Deinococcus misasensis DSM 22328 contains:
- a CDS encoding DUF11 domain-containing protein, with the protein product MKRLLTTFLLLGTHAALAQNTATTLPITSVGSGLKWDAREEQLIIRVLQKGPVKVQLYGANFDSEDYRSKQYYGDERYDLNPVTSLFTLTDSTGKVIKQQVFAAGKQVWTPFFQQDMQPGDYLLTVTTQGFGKNTFQVKTDSANAQVIVKGASLNVRGQEWIPVMALELLPPLQDNLSLRMYDGDGIEEMDAQILTPSGRVLPLKVSGNLVWSDTPLPREAGKYQIYARQSPGAQQFSNTVRFELVQKNNPVPPKTPDVPAGPAQPQPEPQQPAPDKTGPVKPEPTPQQPQPTPVPVVIPAPQPFVIARTEQDVKQMGRLQIQSVLVLPDETLPLETQVQVGSSTVQVDRGIFDQEFPAQTYSIQPVRIAGTTFTSPQSVTVPTQGLGKVRIEYRPEASLRLVADREVVTEGETVEFTVTGSTQYASYIPADLDLLLPEGFEALDPLEFTSPIKAGEPATLVVRARALKMGVYAVPATLEPWKKKASVNVTVIRPAQLSLSKSASVKEAAPGSTVTYTVTVKNSGDAAAKNIFLKDVLPTGLKGQGLEQRFDLAGGQSKTFSYEAQVNVGAPEWITNTAELSGGPLEQALVSKTDVRVARLILQREALMTPSIPGEEQEVVLKITNPSSLVLPFVLTDDSTSMLQPENSNRFSGFMQPGETRTFKYNATTTFGIQQQDKLKATLESNGEKQVAQTPFERVLFTLKKTVSPERTVVGRKVNYTIQIKNPLSREVDVKLSGKTDPGISLGSAENALLNFQPLEEKALEIPADTRIAGTFENVVQLSKNGVAISNPSVARVEVLPELLPLRESIVTVPFQQNSQAKTLVFGQQSLEGATYVTGSSTLNGEPIADPVVSEKGIMYWTVPASVSGSITYRLEHTGSLGEVPAPGLLVVYPNGRQEVLSGQLDLKDYQSAEKVKGTEVNAGAIKLPLNGTVVRQRDRISIVVEGTTEEELVLTVNGEPVPGELLGKRVLDKGNNIQRLEYFAVPLKVGVNVLQVGKETIQVIRPGIARNLRVTPLQIYADGTNPIRFKVEVIDEAGIPTGEGNVTLDATASEVIGKDSDPYTPGFQMYLQDGATTLEFRPQSTPQDIDLKLSYGSIRYTGGFRPQFTQRKLAIGQASVGLAFSTGTLQLLGRAYYEGPLWDGKLFIAASSDGIATNPDTAQNQAFPSRGDTSTTEQQLFGMDPVAFVYDHPDFELAYRQGKPPVDFVAVPANNTNLTFSTKGESKFSAYASLVPVAQFTTETYPLEDRGSRFFRFAQTDLVPESEQVVLIRTDLGTGQQERKLLSKASYLIEYNYGYLILSDTVLPTDLTDLNTTYTLEVRYRVASAATERQFQWGAQYSLTTSDLKLSTGVVNMGDLYTLGGNAQYTTDNLNANGGVYTDLQGYKWEASIAFKNTNFTAAAKAGYQSETYKGVNAGQNGLYAQVTANQQITENLSVNAGADYTRKDDKETLTLQAAGTYKADAFSASAGVRQILGSQTSTFLEAGVGYDAKPLSVNLRHAQNVQNAEQSVTSLKARYQVLPDVAFVFTDDYTWNGSNKAALGLETRIQSTNLSVFYDLPTASGDGNRARISADTKLPLSAQWSVDLKGGMDRNFNTAANNYAFGVNFRYQNEGLTGTIGTDLGINNKGELSTTFKTGLTASVSQSLTLSADYQQKFGVNAGKQGALGFAARLNDFNALGFVKYADGSMGGNTPALSARFATSYFLPYWQLKAGIDLRYPLLDPAGFTYQVYGGAMYYVTNEFGIGGTARMLSTPATGIYTLGYGLEASLRLLEGLWLTGGYNFAGFTGSEYIEARPGFYVRLDFLLDELTFGGE